TGGACTGCTGACCATCGGTACACTGAACGCACTAAAAAGTTTCATTGAGCCAGCTAACGGTAAAGACTCCCGAGCCCTGGAGATGAACGCGCCCCGGTGACCACCACCTCCAACCACTCGCACTCTCAAAAGAGAAGGCGCATTTTCAGAATTCTGTTGCCATTCGAAAAAGTCAGCAACCCTGCTCCGCAACTTGGGTGGCACGTTTTCAAAGTTCGTACTAAAGAAAATCATGTCACTGGGTATGAATTGTCCACGCGGGACCAGAAAGGGACCACGAGCCCGAAAATCCTGTCCCCATGTAAAGTCCCCGCCCAACAAATTCCACCCCACCGTGTGCAGCCCTCGCGCTCGCTCCGGCATTTGTGAGAGGCTCCCACGTGAGCAGCGTTGACTTTTATCCGAAACTGTAGTTGTAATGACTACAAATGAGGAGGGTGATTATGCCAATCGCAACGAGCTTCAGAACTGATCCGGAAAAAATTGAAGCGTTGGACTCTTTGGCTAAAAGGACCGGGACATCCCGCAACAAACTGATCAATCGCGCTCTGGACGATCTGCTTGAGCATCAAGCGTGGTTCATGCGCGAAGTCATGGATGGCATCGCCGAAGCTGAACGTGGTGAGTTCGCCACGGAGGATGAAGCTGCCGCAGTATTCAAGAAGTACGGAGCTTGACTCAGTGCCGTTTTGGACCAAACGCGCTTTTCAAAATTTGGATTCAATCCTTGGTCGGATTGCTGATGATGATCCTCCCACCGCTAAACGAATTGCCGGGACGATCAAAGCGACAGCAAGTCGGCTAGATCAATACCCACAAATGGGCAAACCCGGAGCCGTGGAAGGAACAAGAGAACTCATTTTCCCAAGCTTGCCTTATGTGCTTGTTTACCGGGTATCTCGTCGAGTGGAGATTCTTCGGCTCCTGCATACCCGCCAGCAGTGGCCTCAATCAACATAACCTACGTTTCCCCGTTCAAGGAATTACACCCGATCGTGTGCAGCCTTCTGGCATGACAACAGCCGAAGGCGATCACTACCCCGGGCGTCAGCCGGGAGCGAAGCGGACGGCTCTGCGAAGCTAGCCCGGACAGCGCCCGGACGCGGGGTGACTCTGTCGAGTCGCCACAACACCTCCACCACCCGCGCTCTCAAAAGAAAAAGAGGCCGGCCGCGTCAGCGGCTGGCCTCTTTAAGAGACCTGCGCCCGTAAAAAGGGGGGCGTTATCTGAGGCGAACTTAGGGTCCTCCGTCGGGCGTAGCCAGTCATCGGCAGAACCAGCACACGTTCACCATCCACGTCCTCAAAAAAGTAAAGAGGATATTTTA
Above is a genomic segment from Pseudodesulfovibrio alkaliphilus containing:
- a CDS encoding ribbon-helix-helix domain-containing protein, which encodes MPIATSFRTDPEKIEALDSLAKRTGTSRNKLINRALDDLLEHQAWFMREVMDGIAEAERGEFATEDEAAAVFKKYGA
- a CDS encoding type II toxin-antitoxin system RelE/ParE family toxin, producing the protein MKLPQYSRSTELDSVPFWTKRAFQNLDSILGRIADDDPPTAKRIAGTIKATASRLDQYPQMGKPGAVEGTRELIFPSLPYVLVYRVSRRVEILRLLHTRQQWPQST